Genomic segment of Salvia hispanica cultivar TCC Black 2014 chromosome 2, UniMelb_Shisp_WGS_1.0, whole genome shotgun sequence:
GAACCAATtgtggttccaaccgcgattgccggaggggtgatcgccggagccggacattgtgtagtgtggtgggaatttagatgagagaatgtagatgatagaatagatgagaatgtgatttttttgtgttgaagtgggtgTATtcatagatgaaaatgtgaattttggagaaaaaaaattgaaaaaaaaattaaaagtgggtagaaaatggatataattttttgggaagtgggaaaatatttattttttatttataaacattttttaaaataaatttcgattttaaaaataaaaaataaaaaaattgaattttccaACAACTAAGCCGTTTGCCAAATCGAAGCCGCCACGTAATGGTGTTCAGCGGCACGGAGGACGAGCTCCAGCGACGGACGGACACCGCCTGCTCAGCTGAACGTACGGACGGATGCCAAAAAAATCACCGCTGCGGACAGCGGCGGATCCAGGTGGGGTCgagtggggtcggccgaccccaccacCCTGCCCTGGAGTGCCGCCGGAAAGCTCCTTTCTTCGACCTCCGACCCTACGGCGTTCGCATCTCCGCCCCCACCTTACGCAGTGTGAGATGAGACCGCAcatagagaaagaaagaaagtggGGCGGAAGTAGTCCAGAATCTGGCTGCGGAATCATGGCGGAGGCGTTAGATGTCGAGGAGGCGGCAATCGGCAGAGGAATTTCGccggagagagaaaagaaatggGTTTGGCAATATGGGTGAGGATTGAGACGGAATTTGTCATTATTGCTTTTTTTCCAATACTCCATTTACCTAGGGACCTAGAATTAAATGACATCATTTGctaaatttaaaagattagTGATCTTGAATTATGTAATCTAATTGTAAAATGGCCTTTgaattttcctttatttattatattagttCTCAGAATTACATTGAATGTGTATTCTCacctaatattttaattattgttacatgtattttttatatatcactaaataaacacatacctatatgaagtaaatattttttaattttttctaatttcagttttataatttaaaatttcaaccttattatttatattcgaattatttttaattttaaaaaatttggaatgTTACAAAAAAGTATACTCATTTCATCCCGCCATAAGCGACTCGTATATTCTATGGATGTCCCAAATAATATAAgtctttttttggaaaaatataacataattattcgtttactttatctttttgcTTCTTTGCTTTATCtcatcttctattttattttattttacttaattctttaaacatcattttcttaaatctgtATTCAAAGGGTgcgacgaagggagtatattgttTTAAGAATATCCATACTCGCATAAATgattgatattaaaatatatttttaaaaaataattaatataaatattatttaaatatttataatgtggTTCGACGCCacgatattttatttctggatccgccattgTGTGGGTGTATGATGAGAATGACACGTTAAAGGCAACACATGATAACActgtatgcatatatattcataCAACTAAAATTTCTAGCGTCATCTTAAGTTCTTCTTGTGTTTGATCATCCATACATAGTTATACTAGTCTCATGGATTATTGAATTTGGTGTGTGCTACTTATCTCATTTACCTTAATGAATTTACACTTGTATCATAAGCAAATCTTGAAGAATGTATAAATGATTCATAACATCATAACATAAAAAAGAGACAAAACATAAAGAAACTTCACTTACAATGCATAAATACGGAACAACTGCTACAACTGAAACAAATTTTACGTTCAACTtcaaatattagaaaatgagaaacaaaatttaaagcaatacgtaataaaaaacaaacatttttcaGTATTGATATGGAGAAACATTTCTGCCATTTCTGTGTACAGGAAGCACATTTCTTATCTTTTTCAAGTCATTAACAACCTCTGCCATTGACATGCGATCTCTTGGAAGCTGCTTCGAGCATCTCACTCCAATCCTCAGAATTGAAACAATGCAATCCCAATACTTTTCAGCCACATTAAGTTCTTGATGCAGAAATGGATCCACTACTTCCATTACACAGTCGGTTAAAGCTGTGCTAACGAAGTCTTGGAGATTTAGACACCCTTCGAATGCATCACTTGTTGGTCTTTTGTTTGTGAACAACTCAAGCACAAGAACTCCGTAACTGTATACATCCCCTTGAGTTGATGCAACGTAGCTCATGCCATACTCTGATcaaaatacatacatatacGACAATATCGACATAAAAATCTTGTCAATTAAAAAGTTTAAGTTTAAAGTAAACCTGGAGCAATATAGCCTATGGTACCCTTTATTGCTGATGAACTGCTTCCTTCCGTGGATGGCAAGCTCTGTGAAATGCTTGAAACGATTTTGGCTAAACCAAAATCACCAACTTTGGCGACCATGTCTTGATCCAAGAGAATGTTACTCGGCTTCAAATCTCCATGAATAACTATGGACTCAGTACCACAATGCAAATACTCGACTGCAGATGCAATATCAATAGCAATATTCAGTCTCTGAATAGCACTTAGAGGCAGAGTTCCCATGCCTTCATTGTCAGAATGCAACCACTTCTCAAGGCtcccgttggccacaaattcATACACCAAGGCTTTAAAATCATTCCCTTGAAAATCAGTGCTGTCACACACACTCACAATCTTGAGCAAGTTTCTGTGTCGTATGCCTCTCAATGCATTGCATTCTGATGCCAAACTCTTACAAGCTCCCCGTGTGTTAAGATTAAGAACCTTCACTGCCAAATCAGTCTGCTCATCATCTTCATTGATAGTTCCTTTATACACATATCCAAATCTACCTGCACCAACTAGATTTGTCTCGGAGAATCCATTTGTGGCATTCAAGAGATCTCCATAGGATAGCCTCAAAATGTCAGGAAGTTGGAATATTGGGGTTCCAATATTTTGCAGTGTACGTCGCTTGTAGATAATGATCAAACATAAGCACACTGCGAGCGCTAGGCATATGGCTCCGACGATAGTTGGTATCAAGATTTTATCTAAACCTTTcttctttgatttttgtgaGGATGGACATGAAGGAAGATGTAGGGTTTCAACACCTCCACACAAGTCTAGGTTCCCTTGAAGTGAGATTGCACTTTCATTTTGGAAAACTCCAATAGAAGGCACTTCACCTTGCATTTCATTGAAAGAAAGGTTGAGATACAACAGGCGCAACTCAACAAGAAATCTAGGAATCATCCCCGAAATGTTATTCTGTGAAAGATCCAAATATTCTAGCCTCTCAAAGACATCAACACATCAGGAATCTCACCATGAAGTGAATTTCTCTCCAAGTAAAGCACACTGAGCATCACGCAGCTGCCCAGAGCAATTGGAATGGTTCCAGACAATCTATTGTCGGACAAGTCCAAGTACCCAAGATTTCTCAAAGTTCCAACTTCTGATGGAATAGTTCCCGTCAAGGCGTTGCGAGATAGGTCGAGTGCAATGGAAATGGATGAAAGCTTAATAGTTTCGGGAGGTATTGAACCACTGAGATTGTTATCTGAAACATCTAACAATAACAAGTTGGTACAATTGGCAAGACTTCGAGGTATACTCCCAGAAAGATTGTTTAATCCTAAGTAGAGCTTGTTCAACAAAGTCAAGTTGCCTAATGAAAATGGCATCTCATATGTgagtctatttttatggagacTGATTTCTTGCAACCTATGAAGTTTTCCAATGGAGGAAGGAATTGGACCTTTTAGATTATTGGTATCAGCATATAAAGCAGTAAGACCAACAAGGTTTCCTATACTGGATGGAATGCTTCCACTTAACTGATTTTTACTGACACCCAAGAACCACAAGCGATTAGAAAGATTGCCAATGGAATCTGGTAATGAACCAGTGAACTGGTTTCCTATCAGCGCCAAAGCTGCAAGGTTGGTGCAGTTTGTTAGGGATGAAAAAATACTACCGAAATCTCCATTGAAACGGTTAGATTGAGCTACTAGAAATTCAAGAGCTGAAAGCCTCGTAAAATCTATCATATTCCCAGTGAAATTGTTCAAAGCTACTTCTATGCGTTCAATCAGGGAACAGTTCGATAAAAATGGTGGAAGCACTCCAGTGAAGTGATTGGTGTGCAACTGAAGAATCCTCAACTTGGGAAGTGTAGAGCCTATGTCGGAATGTATGTTTCCATGGAGTCGATTGGAATCAACTATGAAAATTTCGATACTTGAAAGATTATAAAGGCCTAATGGAATAATACCAGTTAGATTATTGCCACCCAAATTTAGAAGCTGCAATCTTCTAAGCTGAGAGAGGGACTCCGGAATAACTCCTTGCAAGCCGCAACCTCCAAATGCAAGTCGTAAGAGATCCGTGAGGTTTCCTAGGAATGGCGGGATGGTGCCCGAAAGCATGTTGTCTGACAAACCTAAATGTTGGAGGTTGACAAGAGAAGCTATCTCGGGGACTAAGACTCCACTAAGCTCATTGTCAATCAAATTCAAGTAATTAAGATTTGTGCATCGTGATAGGTTTGTTGGAATCCCGCCTCCGAAAGAATTATTACTAAACTCGATCATTTGAAGCCTTCTGAGGCGACCAATCTCCTGAGGGATTGGGCCGTTGAAGGTGTTGTTTTGCAAGTCGATAATTCTGAGGAAAGAAAGGTTACCAATGTGAGGTGAGAGCGATCCCACAAGGCTTTGAAACCGCAGAGAAAGAGAGACAACTCTGTTGGGATGCCTTTTGCTACAGGAGACGCCATTCCACCGGCAAAAATGTGTCGTTTCGTTCCATGAGCTCAAAGCATGCAGTGGATCATCGTGTATGGATTTCTTGAATGCTAGAAGAGCTTCAAGATCAGTATGGTTGTTGGAAAGTGAAGAGGGAATGGTGGTGATTAGGATGAAGAGGTGTAATACAATGATGAAAGGAGTAGAGATTATATGTTTTGCCATGGGTTTTTGATGTAGTAGAAAGAACAGCTCTGCTAGCTAGGTTTTAATAGGAAGATCATCTACTTAGTTTTCCAAAACCAAAACATGCGTTCAGACTCATACTTGAAGAATGTGAAGGAAATTACACTCAAATTTTTTCTTCAAGACTTGGTGATGTGCATGTTTTTAAGTCAAGGGTCTACTGTCcattaacaaaattttcaacataattAACGACAAAACTATCCATCGTACATTCCATTAAACTCTGACGAAAAATTTGTGCCAGTATCATTAGCTTCTCAAAAAGTGTCATACTGCTGGATGGAGTATAGACTTGGTTATATTGTTGCGAACTGTGGTGGTGAATGTTGTGTGGTTTGAAGGGCGACGAGTAACGAGTCAAAAGCTCCTGAACCAGAGCATCAAATTCAGTCTTCCAGCTTGAGGATTGGGTTGTGAGTCTTTCAGACTCGGTATGCACGGTTTCCACCGCTCCTCCGATCAATCGAGCCGCGTGCATTCCACTGTCTCCGCGCCATTTGATACGGAGTGTAAGACCGGGCCATGATAAGTAATACACACGAACTGAAATATGATAGGAAATAGAAATACAAACTGAAATGAACAACGATAATCCTCTAACTGAAATATTAGCTGTGCATATAAATTGTGTTTTGGTCCATATTTAACTGTTCCGTAAAAAATGAACAGAATCATTTAACTGTTCAAAAAATGAACAGTAATCTGCGTTTTGAAGTCCAAAATTATTTTCGTACATTTACACAGAAAACCTATATGATCACACACATTTTAAAGTCTAGGTAGGTCAAACCAATCTGGGTGTATGGATTTCTTAAATGCTAGAAGAGCTTCAAGATCAGTATGAGTGTTGGAATGTGAAAGAAGTGGTGGtcaagagaaaaataaagaacttGATGGAAATTagcttatatttattcaagtaTAGTCTATTTTGAAATTGGTCATTCCATCTTTAGCATAAATGATAAGACTGTTTAGGTTCATATGCACCTTACAAAGGAGATGTATACATTTTGATTGATAAGTGGATGCATAATTACTTTTTGATTGATAAGTGGATGCATAATTTACTTGACTTCTTCCACTTTATGACTCTAGAACCAATATTAACAGAATTTCCAGTCTACCACTATCCCATTATCTTAGCCATTAATGCATTATAACTCCAAAGTTTACTATACCTGTAGAAATTAGTGTAATTTCTCCGTTGTTCCTTCAAATATCAAGAATTTAAGGGACAAGTATGATTGTTTTTAGAATTTAAGGGACAAATATGAAAGACCAAATATGACcaactttctttcttttttatttttttcaaccaagatgactcattattaaaaaaagaaacacatTTAAAGTTGGACAAATTCTTCTCATCATTCTATCTCTGTTCTTCATCCTCCTCTCTGCCATTCCTTCTTTATtctcaaacaaataaatgatcCACAAGGTCTATCATGTGTGTGATGAGAAAGATTATTTGAAGATTAAATACACAACATGATGTTGTTGTattgcatgtatatatattcattcaacTAAAATTTCTAATGGCAGATTATAGAGATAGTTATTCTTGTGTTTGATCCATGCATTAGTATTCTCATAGATTATTGAATTTCATGTGTGCAACGTATCTCATTTACCTCGATAAATTCACACTTGTATCATTAGCATATCttgaagaatatatatatgagacataacttaagaaaataaaaatgcgaCACAACATAAAGAAACTACCTTTACAACAAACAAGGAACCTAGGAAACTGCCCAACAATTACAACTGAAAATATTGCCACACATAGAAACgaacatttttttcattattggtATGAAGCAACATTTATGCCTTTTTTATAAACCGGAAACCTATCTCTAATCTTTTTCAAGGCATTAACAACATCTGCCATCGACATGCGATCTCTTGGAAGCTCCTTCGAACATCTCACTCCAATCCTCAGAACTGAAACGATGCAATACCAATACTACTCCAATCCTCAGAATTGAAACGATGCAATCCCAATACTTTTCATCTGTATTAAGTTCCTGACGAAGAAATGGATCTACAACTTCCATTACATGGTCCACTAAGGCAGTGCTAACGAAGTCTTGTAGATTTAGGCATCCATCAAATGCATCACTTGTTGGTCTTTTGTTTGTGAACATCTCAAGCACAAAAACTCCGTAACTGTATACATTCCCTTGAGTTGAtgttgttagagtttgtatactagaaatcacgtttcgagtgattgaatactgtaaaattcttattttattttccaaggaataaaacagattatttttatcataatgttgttatgttttacatttaatggatgttcatgcatgtttaaatgtataagttaacttaacaaagtctaagtcgttgttttagtagactggttgtgggcggcgttcACTTTAaagtaacacggtcagtcctaaacaaagaaaaagaagaatctCACAatctagatggaattagactatccatcgagaaaggttgcaatgtcagtccgcatatttctaagccttaccgaaataagatgacattggtgtggtatagcactgaacggatctaacagcaagacttgtccttaggctatctactgaaaggcgaggtcttgataaatatttgtttcttaatcaatataggttagcattgagcatacggtattgattatgcattactttgatttatcaaatggtgcgggtttttcgtaacccaataaacctgatatattgggtagtggtgattaatatctagcggtgctaggattgctattatattgaatcgtgcgcgaggagagtctcgtttgataatgtcctcaagaggagcgcgaaacaaggttttattattcgaaacctagctagttggtgTTTGATTacattatgaataataaataagcgtttcatgctaaatctactcttggaattaataagaagttaattaattaattaattaattaatcaatgcATAGTATTCTGATGCCAAACTCTTACAAGCTCCTCTTACATTAAGAGTAAGTACCTTCACTGCAACATCCTTCTTCTCATCGTCATCACTGATAGTTCCTTTGAATACAGATCCAAATCTCCCTGCACCAAGCAGATTTGTCTCGGAGAATCCTTTTGTGGCACTCAATAGATCTGCATAAGATAGCCTCAAAAAGTCCGACATTTGGACAATGGGGATTCCAACATTTTGCACTGTCTGTCGCTTGTAGATTACGAACACACAGAAGCACACTGCAAGGGCTAGGCATGTCACTCCAACTATAGTTGGGATCAAGATTTTACCTAAACCTTTCTTGTTGGATTTTAGTGATGATGGACAAGAAGGAAGGTTTAGGCTTGCAATTCCACCACACAGGCCTTGGTTTCCTTAAAGTGAAATTGCACTTTCATTTTGGAAaactctaatatttttatttcattttttatggaaatcacaaaccgggactcctaataccggacggatgaaaatgataaactgagactcctaatgccgaacggaggaagtataagattttacctctcccttgatggagaggtaaagatatCTTCAAAGTGGAAATAGATATAATACATTCTCAAATACCACTCCttttggagaatgattttttacgaaaaatagataaatatgatagttatatAACTTTACCTCTTACCTCTTCATTTACTctcccttggagatgctctaattgATAATGCGAACaaatatttgttgtatttaattaatattacaatACACCAATCTGATTTCTAACCcccttttttttgaaatacaATCTCATAATTGCTGCCTTAATGGCATCATTTATTCTCTGTCTATTTATCCTGATACACATAATTCTCAAATAATtaagggaaattggtctctaaaaccatgaactttgcccaaaatttggtatttcccatgaactttgaaattggtatataatatcacgaactttgcattttgtttggtatttcccacagcatgtttattactatatttggctaacttacgaggcttttatcatacttgacacaattaaatcaacgtggTTTTCAACTTGACTTTTTATGctacatgttatgaacttaaaaagtggtttcaaatattataaaacatatcacggttgcctatattaaataagattttgatgaaaatatcttatt
This window contains:
- the LOC125206727 gene encoding probable LRR receptor-like serine/threonine-protein kinase At3g47570, whose product is MIPRFLVELRLLYLNLSFNEMQGEVPSIGVFQNESAISLQGNLDLCGGVETLHLPSCPSSQKSKKKGLDKILIPTIVGAICLALAVCLCLIIIYKRRTLQNIGTPIFQLPDILRLSYGDLLNATNGFSETNLVGAGRFGYVYKGTINEDDEQTDLAVKVLNLNTRGACKSLASECNALRGIRHRNLLKIVSVCDSTDFQGNDFKALVYEFVANGSLEKWLHSDNEGMGTLPLSAIQRLNIAIDIASAVEYLHCGTESIVIHGDLKPSNILLDQDMVAKVGDFGLAKIVSSISQSLPSTEGSSSSAIKGTIGYIAPEYGMSYVASTQGDVYSYGVLVLELFTNKRPTSDAFEGCLNLQDFVSTALTDCVMEVVDPFLHQELNVAEKYWDCIVSILRIGVRCSKQLPRDRMSMAEVVNDLKKIRNVLPKMLDDHGEWKWGAFRHFISSEAAAVIAGIRPPYEEVGADLCIWRWEKNGKLSVASAYESKMLDDHGEWKWGAFRHFISSEAAAVIAGIRPPYEEAGADLCIWRWEKEWQAISG
- the LOC125206728 gene encoding receptor kinase-like protein Xa21, translating into MAKHIISTPFIIVLHLFILITTIPSSLSNNHTDLEALLAFKKSIHDDPLHALSSWNETTHFCRWNGVSCSKRHPNRVVSLSLRFQSLVGSLSPHIGNLSFLRIIDLQNNTFNGPIPQEIGRLRRLQMIEFSNNSFGGGIPTNLSRCTNLNYLNLIDNELSGVLVPEIASLVNLQHLGLSDNMLSGTIPPFLGNLTDLLRLAFGGCGLQGVIPESLSQLRRLQLLNLGGNNLTGIIPLGLYNLSSIEIFIVDSNRLHGNIHSDIGSTLPKLRILQLHTNHFTGVLPPFLSNCSLIERIEVALNNFTGNMIDFTRLSALEFLVAQSNRFNGDFGSIFSSLTNCTNLAALALIGNQFTGSLPDSIGNLSNRLWFLGVSKNQLSGSIPSSIGNLVGLTALYADTNNLKGPIPSSIGKLHRLQEISLHKNRLTYEMPFSLGNLTLLNKLYLGLNNLSGSIPRSLANCTNLLLLDVSDNNLSGSIPPETIKLSSISIALDLSRNALTGTIPSEVGTLRNLGYLDLSDNRLSGTIPIALGSCVMLSVLYLERNSLHGEIPDVLMSLRG